attaatattgttaattttttcgATTCATTACAATACCATTTGTTTTATTTCATAactacaaaataaatattttttaattttaaaatatcatatcaatcaattttaaaaaaaattaaatcgtcgaatctgaaaaaaataagaataaattttaaattccaaaaatttacGAAGGCGGTCCACGTGGGAGCTCAATATATTGCATGCCGCATAActttatataaataaacaaaCCTTCTCTCATACACTAAAAAGAACCACCaagcacatatatacatatctttcttcttatagtactgcgaaaggaaaggaaaaggaaaagaatggAGAAAAGTAGAGTTTCAGTGGTGGTGATGATTTGTTTAGTGGTGGGGGTTTTACTTATAGAACCAACAGCAGCTGATTTTAACGCCATAGTATTCGGGGTCTGCTATGGACCTTGCTATGTGCTCTGCCGCATTCGACCGGGAACCTCCAATATAACTTGCGCTCTCAAATGCCTCACAAGTTGCATCATTAAGAAATCTAATACAGTCGGCACCGTCGGAGACACCCAATCGTTTTGCCACCTTGGTTGTGCTTCCGCCATGTGTTCCAACTTAAGCTCCGATAATGATCCTGGTAatccctttccttttccttttttatttaaattaccaacctcaataatattttttctaataactttcttataaattaattatatcatatccGCTCCTTTTAACATTATATATAGAAGTATTTATAGTCATTCTCTATTCTATTTATCTATAAATAGAATAAGTACACTCGAACCGATATCTTCAtgtattaataacaatattcatatcaaatCGAACTAAGATTCAATTGACAATTTCaagaatattaaattttatataataaatataatattttttttaaacccaaaatatgtttattaaaatttcatggaattGTTAAAAATGCTTTAATTCAAATGGTAGAAAGAAAGTACTCATATTCATGATGTCCTTGTTCAAATGTTATTATAGataagcttttatttatttataaaaaaatataaaaatataaaaacacacttataattatataattttctttgaaaaaaataaCACAGAAAATTTCAGGTTTAAAcagaatttattatatttattttttaattatatcagTGATTTGGATTaaagaataatattaataataagaaaataaaataaaataaaatataaatattaaaatacatagtACATGACAAACTATAATGTGACCCctgataataaaaaatatgaaaatttattagaaaataaactgtattttttaatataaaaactttagatatctttaaatttatttaactgTTAGGATAAATTTgtaagatttttaaataatttcacttGAGATCTGTTGAAGTTGTGAcattaatttatttgatatttttaatataataaggtttttatttatttattggtttAAATTTGTCAGCTACAAAGGCAGTTGAAAGCTGTGTGGGTGGTTGCTCAGAGACATGCGCCAAGAGGAGCTGATGAAGACGGCATTAAAGAGATAATAGTGAATGAATAAGAGCTGATCaagttcttttaaaaaaaattagaacacGTGTCAATGTTCTATTAGCTACCAACATAAAATTCAACGGCGTTAGCCAAATACCTAAAAAAGTACCAACTTAGTTAACATTTTCTAAATTCAAAACTCCAATTAGATCAAAGAATTAATTTAGGCACCAACTAAATATAAGTTACCAACTTCAAAAGTTAAAGCATACATTAACCCTAACGATAATAATTCGAATGCCAAATTCAAAAAATACtcctattttcatgtaaaaggcATGGTCAATCTCTCCatttttaataagttaaaagaactatatttgttaatttatacaaataaaaatttaattgtagtttaaatgtatagttaaaacaacaatttttaactttgtgtaattatacaaataaaaatttaattgtggtttaaatgtatagataaaactttaattttgattcaattgtatacatttaaataaataaatacatcaaatttattttatatcgaataagtataattatttttGCATGCAGTATGTAAACATAAAatgttgttattttattaatggTGTTGGtggtttgtgaaaattaaattaaatcaaaatttcatatataaaattacacaaaatcaaactTTTTGTATAACATtacacattaaataaaaatttttgcgctgttttaaaattcatcattttatttaattattgtaagtgaattttgtcATTAAACTTAACATGTGTCTATTATACTACATTTTGTGACTTATATtaccttaatt
This window of the Gossypium hirsutum isolate 1008001.06 chromosome A09, Gossypium_hirsutum_v2.1, whole genome shotgun sequence genome carries:
- the LOC107890285 gene encoding thionin-like protein 2, which gives rise to MEKSRVSVVVMICLVVGVLLIEPTAADFNAIVFGVCYGPCYVLCRIRPGTSNITCALKCLTSCIIKKSNTVGTVGDTQSFCHLGCASAMCSNLSSDNDPATKAVESCVGGCSETCAKRS